The DNA window GTCGAAGACGTGGCCGGAGAGAGCGTCCGGCCCGAGCCGCAAATATTGCGCGAAGCCGCCCGGCACGTCGAAGCCGATGGTCCGGCGCCTACCATTGATCCGCATCGCCGGCTGCAGCCCAAGGCGCTGGCCGGGGCGAAACCTTTCGCGCTGAGCCTCACCCACCTGTTCCACGCGAAGGCTCACCTCATGTCCGAGAACCGTATCTTCGTTGCCATCCGACTCGGCCAGGAGAGGGTGGTCGACGCCCATACGCACAGCCTTGATATCCGACGAGCAGATGCAGACCGCCTCAACGCGCGCGATCACCTCATCGGGCGCAGGCGGAGAAAGCGGAGCCGTCTCGGGCCGAGACCGAAGCAACGTGTCGAGCGGCTCCCCCCGATGTATCCAACGCAGGTTGATCCCAGCCTCCTCGTCCGTTTCACTCACTGCCATCATATTGTCTCACGCGACGACTCTGCTGGATGAAGGCATCTCCCCGCCGCACCGAGGCGAGCGAGCTGTCATAGTCCTGCACCGCGACGAGCGAGTAGAGGACATCGATCGTCAGCAGCTGACCGAACTTGCTGACCATGCTCTCGTAGAGGGGTTCGTCGCCGGCCGCGGCGTAGCCGGTCGGCGTCACCAGAACCGTGTCGGCGATGCGGGCGAGCGTCGATTCAGCGAAGGAAGTGATGGCGATGGTTCCGGCGCCGGCTTCCCGTGCCGCCGTCAGCGCAAGGACGGTCTGATGCGTTCGTCCCGAATCGCTGATCGCGATCGCCACCGCGTCCGGCCGGACAGCCGTGGCCGCCAGGAGCTGGCTGTTGCGGTCCCGGTGGAATGTCGCCGGCTTGCCGATGCGTGAAAATCGCATGAGGGCATTCTCTGCGGCCAGTGTCGAGAGCCCCGCGGCGAAGAAATACACCGCCGGCGCCTGACGGATCATTTGTGCAGCGCTTTCGAGAGCCGAGGGGTTGAGCGTCGAGAGACAGGCGCGCGCCACATCGGCATTGCGGTGAGCGACCTTCGTCAGGATCGTGGAGGCTGTATCGCCACGCCCGATGGTCTCGTAGATCGAGCTTTGTCCGCTCGGCCCATCGTCCTCTGCCGACACCCTTTCCTCGGCCATTCTGATTTGAAAGGCCCTGAAACTCGAAAGGCCGACCTCTCGCACGAAGCGGCTGATCGAAGCCTCGGACACGTCGCAAGCTGCGGCGAGTTCCTTGATGTTCATGCCGCTCACCTTAGAGGGGCGCGCCAGCACCGTGTCGGCGACCGCCTGCAATGTGGGTTTCAATCGACCGCGGATACTCTGAATGTGTTCAAGGAGCCCGATCTCACCATTCATTCTGTCGTTGGCCTCTCGCTTGAACGCAGCGCGTTGGAGCGGTCCCGGCGCTGGCAGGCTCAACATAGCCCGACATGAAATTTCCTTTCAAGGATTTTTTTATACTCGACAGAGAATTTCATGATTGCTATCGTTTTGCCTGTAACTGGCGTGAACCGAGCTCGCAGCAGAGCCGGCAAGGCGCCACGGGAGGAGGTTCAAGGATGTTCTGTGTTTATCCAAAGAATCCGTGGCCGAATCTCCGGCCCGGCGGGACCTCCCGCCGCCCGCTCGCGGCCACCCGGCGTAGCGTCTAGCTTGAGGAAACCTCATGGCCGAACTTCGCCTCGAGAAGCTGTCCAGGCGTTTCAAGGGAGGGATTGAAGCCCTGAGCGGAGTCTCGTTCGAGGTGGCCGATCGGGAGGCGGTGTTCCTCCTCGGTCCGTCCGGTGCCGGCAAGACGACGACGCTGCGCCTGGTCGCGGGGCTGGAAGTCCCAACTGAAGGAAGCATCCGGATCGGTGGTCGGGATGTCACTCACTGGCAGCCCCGCCAGCGCAACCTGGCCATGGTCTATGACAAACATTCGCTCTTTCCCCATTTGACGGTGTTCGACAACCTCGCCTATCCCCTGCGCAACCGGAAGCTGCCGAATGCGGAGATCAGGTCGCGTGTAGACACGGTGGCCGAGATGCTGCAGGTCGGCGAACTGCTCGGCCGTTATCCCTCACAGCTTTCCGGCGGCCAGATGCAGCGCGTGGCCATCGGCCGGGCGCTGGTTCGGGATGCCGACGTCTATCTTTTCGACGAGCCTATATCGCATCTCGACGCCAAGCTGCGCGCCAGGATGCGCGTCGAGTTCAAGCGCCTGCAGCGCGATTTCCAGGCGACGATGCTCTACGTCTCGCACGACCAACTCGAAGCAATGACCATGGCCGACCGGATCGTGCTGATCAATCGAGGCCGCATCGAACAGATCGCTGCCCCCCAGCAGCTGTTTGACTGCCCCGAAACCCTGTTTGCGGCGACTTTCGTAGGCGAGCCGGCAATGAACACCTTCGCCGCCGTGCTGACGGAGGAGAACGGCGGGTTCGGGCTTCGCGTCGGCAGCTCCCGTATCGAGCTCGATCACGATTGGCTGACGTCGGGCACGGCGATCTCTCCCGAAGCGGACTACGTGGCCGGCATCCGCCCGCAGCATATCACGCTGGCTGGCGCAGACGAGGCGGGGGAGAACCTGGTGCGAGGCCGCGTGTTCGCGGTCGAGACTCTCGGCTCGCGCATCGTCTTTGACATCGAGGCGGAGGGGACCGTCGTTCGCATCCTGACCACAGTCGACATCGGCCGGCGGTTTCCGCGTCAGAGCGGCAAGCCGATCGCCTTCAGGATCGCGCCCGAGTTTCTCTACCTCTTCGACGCGCGGACCGGACATACCGTGCGCCATGCGCAGTTCGCCGGACGGGAGGCCAAGCCGACGAATTCAGCTGCGCCGGGCGCAAGGAGGCAGTGAGACCTGAACAGGTTAACCAGGAGGAGAAAACGATGAGACGGCGCATCCAAACGGCCCTAGCCACGGCCCTGACGTTTTCCGTGGCCGGAACGACCATCGCCTTGGCGCAAACCGAGGCACAGCGGGCGCTCGCCGGAGCGGAGATCCGGTTCCTTCAGCCGGCCATGCCGCAATTCGCGGCCCTGGGGAGGTTCATCCCCGAATTCGAGGAGAAGTTCGGGATCAAGGTCACGGTGGACGAGATCCCGTTCGACCAATACCGCCAGCGCTCGCTGGTCGAGATGCAGCAAGGCACGGGCGCCTACGACATCTACGCCGTGGATGTGATGTGGCTCGCCGAATACGCGACGGCGAACTTCCTCGAGCCGCTCATGCCCTACGTGAAGAACACCGATCTGACCGATGCAGATTACGACATCAACGACTTCCTGCCGCGCGTGATCAGCGGCACGGGTGTCTGGGACGATGTCCTCTACACCATTCCGCTCGGGGCCGGTCCTGTCGGCACTACCTTCCGGCGCGATGTGGCCGAGGAAGCCGGCATTACTATGCCGGAGCGCTTCTCGCCAGAGTTCACCACCGACTTCATGTACGAGGCCGCAGCCAAGGTCCACAATCCGGAATCGGGCATGATGGGCTTTGCTCAGATGCCGGGCCGCTGGTTCTGGGGCATCACCTACCTGCCGTATCTATACGCGTTCCAGACACCCGAGACGGTAGGCAACGAATATGTCGACAAGGACTGGAAGATCACCATCAACAACGAGCGCACGATCGAGTCGATCGACTATTTCGTGAGCTTCAGGGATTTCATGCCGGCCGACAGCGCCAATTGGGGCATCGACGAGGCGACATCGATGTACCAGTCCGGACGGGCCTTCGGCCTGTGGAACTACCAAGACTTTATCAAAGGCTTTTTCGAGGACGAGGAGACCCATCCGGACATCGCCGGCAAGAACGTGCACCTGCACACGCCTGCCGGACCGCATGGGGTCATCGATCCGTGGTTCGGCGCGTGGTCGTTCGGTCTCTCCCGCGATTCCCGGCAGAAGGACGCGGCCTGGGTCTTCATCCAATGGATGACTTCCAAGGAGATCCAGGAACGGGCGACTGAGTTCGGTGCCGGACCCTCGCGCCACTCGACCTACAAGTCGGAGACTCTTGCCCGTCACCAGCCCTGGTGGGTGGACGTCTACGACTTCATGCTCAACGATACTAATCCGGACGAGCGCATCCGTGTACCGGAATGGGCAGAGATCTCGGACATCATGGGTGAGGAAGGCAACCGGGTCTGGATCGGCGAGATCGATGCTGCGACCGCGGCCGCCAATATGGAGCGGCGCATGACCGAGGTGATGCGTCGCGGTGGCTACTACATCCCCGGCCGCACCGATCTGCCACCCCAGCATTGGCGCGATCTGAGCTACTATGATCGCCTGCCGTCCGAGTGGAAATGATCTGAAGTCTCGCGGTCCGGGCGTGTCGACGCCCGGACCAGACAAACCAGGAGCGCGCTGCGACCAGCGATGAGAACGAGCGGATGACGGATACAAAGCTCTTCGCGGACGGAAAGCTCGCTTCGGCCGAGCCGGTCGGGACCACGGGACGCAAGGGGATATGGGCCCGCCTGGGACCTTCCAACCCTGCGGCGTTCCCCTGGATCCTGATGGCGCCGACGCTGATCGTGCTGTTCGCGTTCGGCATTTACCCGTTCCTCAACGCGCTCTACCTCGCGAGTCAGAACGTCATCCTGTCGCGACCCCACTCCCCGCGCTTCTTCGTCGGGCTCTATCAGTATCAAGCCGTGATCCAGGATCCCGAATTCTGGCACGCGCTAAGGACAACGGTCTGGTTCACGGTTCAGGCGGTTTTCATCCAGTTCTGGCTCGGGCTCGGGCTGGCGCTGCTCTTCCAACGCGCCATACGCGGCGCGAGCATCCTGCGCATCTTCATCCTCATTCCGATGATCCTGCCGCCCTTGGTCGCGGCGCTCATCTGGCGATACATGTTCTATCCTGGCTCGGGCCTGGTGACCTACTATGCCGGCGGGGTAACGCGGGCCCTTGGCATGGGCGCGATACCCTTCCTGTCCGATCCCACCATCGCCTTTCATACGCTGGTCTTCGTGGATGTCTGGGAATGGACGCCCTTCATGTTCCTCATGATGACGGCCGGGCTCGCCTCCATTCCCCGTCAGCCCTACGAAGCGGCGGAGATCGACGGTGCGTCCGGCTGGCGCGTTTTCTGGACCATCACCATGCCGCTCCTCAAGCCGGCGATCCTGATCGCCGTCGTCATCCGGATCATGGACGCTTTTCGCACCTATGAGCTGATCGTCGTGATGACGCGGGGCGGTCCGGGCAATGCCACGACGACCCTCAACGTCTACCTCACCAAGACGGGTCTGGAATTCTTCGATGCCTCCAAGGCGGCCGCCATTTCCCTGATCATGATGATGATCATCATCGTCATGAGTCTCATTTTCATTCGCGCCATGCGGATGCGCTCCGACAGCGCGGCATGAGGAGCGAGGAAGCGTGATGGCTCATTTCAACACCTCGATCGTCTCTCCCGACGCCCCGCACGTGCAGCGGAACTGGTGGGTCTACCTTGTCATCCTGCTGGTGTGCGTCATCAATTTTGTGCCCTACCTCTATGTGGTGATGACGGGCTTCATGGATGCAGCGACGTCCAACCAGCCGAACCCGCAGTGGATATTCAAGCCGACGCTGGAAGCCTTCCGCTTCCTGATCTTCGAGAAGAACCTGATGCACAATTTCAGGAACAGCGTGATCGTGTCGCTGTCGGCCACGTTCTTTTCGGTCACGCTCGGTATGTTCTGCGCCTACGCCATCGCCCGCTATGATTTTGCCGGACGTGACGACGTCTCGTTCTGGGTGCTCACCAACAGGATGATGCCGCCGGTGGCAGTGCTCATCCCGATGTTCGTGACCTTCCAGACGCTGCGGCTGCTCGACACGCTGACCGGCCTGATCATCCTCTACACCGCGATGCAGCTTCCGTTCGTGGTGTGGATGCTGACGGGCTATTTCCGCGACATCCCGCGGCGCTACGAGGAATCGGCGATGGTCGACGGAGACACCTGGTTCCAGGCGTTTCGGAAAGTGACCCTGCCTCTCATGATGCCCTCCATCACGGCGACGGCGATCTTCGTGATGATCCTGTCCTGGAACGAGTATGCCTTCGCCATTTTCCTGACCTCGACCCAGGCCAAGACCATGCCGCCCGCCATCGTCGCCTATTCAATCGGCGCCAACATCTCCTGGAACGTGCTGGGCGCCGCCGTTGTCATGATCACCGCCCCGTTGATCCTCTTCGTGCTGCTCGTGCAGCGCCAGCTGATCAGCGGCCTTTCACAGGGAACCTTGCGCAAATGACCATGTCGTTTCATCGAACCAAACGGGCGAACTTCATCGATGGCTGAGCTGCAGGTGGAGAAGCTGGTGAAGCGCTTCGGCTCGCTCACGGCAGTAGACGGGGTCGATATGAGGATCGGCGATGGAGAGTTCGTCTTCCTCCTGGGCCCGTCCGGCTGTGGAAAGACGACCACCCTGCGCATGGTTGCCGGTCTAGAGATGCCCAGCGAAGGGCGCATCGACATCGCAGGGCGCAACGTCACCTATTTGCGGCCGCGCTACCGCAATGTCGGCATGGTGTTCCAGGATTACGGACTCTATCGTCACATGACCGTGTTCGGAAACATCGCCTACCCGCTGAAAGTCAGGCGCATGCCGAGAACTGTCATCGCGGAGAAGGTGCGGGCAGTGGCAGAGACCATGCAGATTGCCGACGTTCTCGACCGGATGCCTGATCAGCTTGCCGCCGGCCAGCTGCAACGCGTCGCCATCGCGCGCATGCTCGTGAGGGATGCCGACATTTTCCTCATGGACGAGCCGATGTCGCATCTGGATGCCCAGCTGCGCGGGCAGATGCGAGCCGAGCTGCGCCACATCCAGAAGGAGGTCGGCGTCACGACGATCTTCGTCACGCATGACCAACTGGAAGCGATGACGATGGCGGACCGCATCATCGTGATGAACAACGGCAGGATGCTGCAGGTGGCGACGCCGCTTGAGATATTCGAACGGCCCGCCGACGAGTTCGTCGCAACCTTCGTAGGCGAGCCGCAGATGAATGTCATGAATGCCACTCTGCGGCGCTCGGACGGCCGGCCCGTTGCCGATGTCGGGCCTTTCGCCGTGCCGCTCGATGGGAAGTGGGCGCAGGCGAACGGTCTCGGCAAGTACGAAGGAGACAGGGTCCGGATCGGAATCCGGCCCGAGCATATCGGCGTCGCCGCCGCCATCAGCGAGGAACACAAGATCGCGGCCGAACTCTATTCTTTCGAGCCGACCGGAGCGGAAAACCTCTATGTCCTGCGTGCCGGCGGCATTGAGATCACGACGCGCAGCTCGACCACGGAAACGCGAAACCTCGCCAAGCAGGAGGGCGCTCGCCTCGCCCTGCGTTTCGATCCGAACTGGATCTATCTGTTCGACCCGGGGGATGGCCGCACAATAGCCCACGCGGCCGCGAGCAGCATCGACGTCGAGGTTGCGGCATGAAGAACACGATCGGACTGCTTGTCATCCTTGCACTGCTGCTCGGCTCCTGCACCGTGATGACGGGCAACCTGTCCCACTGGCCGGCCACAGCGGCCGCGGCCGCCGTCATCGTGCTGATGAAGATCGTCAACGACCGCGTGAAAATCCTGCGCTGGCCGATGGAGTTCCTGCTGGCGTCGGCTGTCACCATGATCGTGATCAATCTCGCACGCCTCTACACGATCGAACCCGTCTTCTGATCCATGGCAACGGAGCACGCCCTACGCATTTCGGGACTGACGCGCTCCTTCGGGCGAAAGCGGGCGGTCGACGGGGTCGACCTTTCCGTCGAGCGCGGGGAGATACTCGGCTTCCTTGGCCCCAATGGTGCCGGAAAGACCACGCTGATGAACCTGGTGATGGGGCTGATCGCACCCGATGGCGGCGAGATCGAGCTGCTTGGGATGAAAGGCGGCGCGCGCAACCGGGAGGTGCGGCTGCGCGTCGGCTTCCTGCAGGAGAAGCCACGCGTCTATCCCGAAATGCCGGCCCGGGCCTATCTGGAACTTTTCGGCCGTCTCTACGGCGTACCCGCCACTCGCTCCCGCGTCGCCGAGGTTTTGTCGCGCGTCGGACTCGCGGAAGCGGACGACCGGCCGCTCGGCACCTATTCGCGCGGCATGCAGCAGCGCGCCTGCCTTGCTCGCGTGATGCTGCACAACCCTGAATTCCTGCTGCTTGACGAGCCGACGCTCGGCCTCGACCCGACGGGGGTTGCCGAGATGCGGGACATCCTGCGCGAGGTGCGGGCCTCCGGAACGACCCTTTTCTTTTCCTCGCACCAACTGGCCGAGATGGAGAGGATCTGCGATCGCGTCGCATTCATGAAGGATGGGAGAGTGATCGCGGTCGGCAGTCCGGCCGAGCTCCTTCCATCAGGGGGCACGGATGTTCTGCGCGTGGAGGTCGCCGAGCGCGTCCCCCCCGCGCTTTCCGCTATGCGCGAACTTGCCGGTATCAGGGAAGCCAAAGAAACGGGAAATCATACGGCGGAAATCCTGCTCGAAACGGACGGAGTTCAGGATCCGAGAGAGGCCCGCGCCGCGCTTTCGCGATCTCTCACAGGTCTCGGCCTGACCGTGCTTTCGGTCAGCGCTACCAGTCGCAGCCTGGAGGATGTCTTTCTCGCCCTGGCTGGACCCGGAACGACGACGCATTAGGGAGCAATACAATGGATTTGGGCTATAAGGGAAAACGCTGCCTCGTCACTGCCTCGACCGGAGGTCTTGGCTTTGCCATCGCCCGCAGCATGGCACACGAGGGCGCCACGGTGGTCGTCAATGGCAGAACCGCGGAGAAGGCCGGAAACGCGGCTGCTCAAATCGCGTCGGAGGTCGCCGGCGCCGACGTGGAGACGGTCGTCGGCAACAGCGGCACGGCGCAGGGATGCGCCGCCATCATCGAGGCCTGCCCGGACGTGGACGTGCTGGTTATCAATCTCGGCATCTACGAGGCAGTGGACATATATGAGGCCGGCGACGACCGCTGGTACGAACTGATCGAGATCAATGTGATGAGCGGGGTGCGGCTCGCCCGTTATTATCTGCCGAAGATGCTCGAGCGCGACAGCGGCAGGGTCATCTTCATGGCAAGCGAGTCGGCGATCAACCCGGCTCCCGAACTGCCAGCCTACAGCGCCACAAAGACCATGCAGCTTTCGCTCGCTCGCAATCTGGCCGAGACCACCAAGTCGACCAGCGTGACCGTCAATTCGGTGCTGCCGGGCCCCAGCCGGACCGAGGGTGTGGCGAAGCTGATCGCCGGTCTCTATCCCGGCGTGCCGACTGAAGAGGCAGAACGGCGCTTCATCGCGGAGAACCGGCCGACGTCGCTTATCCAGCGTCTATCGCGCCCCGAGGAGGTGGCCGATTTCGTGACCTTTCTGGGCAGCGCGCGCACAGGCATCGTCAATGGCGCGGCGCTGCGGATCGACGGCGGCCTCATTCGTACCGTCATGTAGCAACCATGCGAGACCTGCGCCCGCCCGGCCCTTTCGGCACGGTCCTGCTTCTCGCCCACAGGGAGCTTGTCGCCCGCCTGCTGTCGCCCTGGCCCTATGCCGCGGCAAGCCTGATCTGCGCGATCGCCTGGTTCTATGGCGCCGGCTTCCTGCGCAGCTTCGAGACGGAGTCGGTGCTCGTCACCACCGATCCTCTGGCGGCGCTGAACGTCATCGTCGTCATCGTGCTCGGTGTCGTGCTGGGATTGCGGCTTGCCGCCAGCCTGGCCTGGGAGCGGGAGCATCGCACGCTTGAGGTGCTGCTGGTCGGCCCCGTTTCTCACGAGGCGGTCGTGCTGGCGAAGTTTTGCGTCGAGCTGCTGCTCTTTGCGGCGCTGATCGCCGCCTACGTCGCCTATCTGCTGGTGGCCCAGCCGCTCGGCGCCGGCGTCATCGGGTTGACCGATGCCTTCGCGCTCGGTCGCATGCCGGTCCATGCCCTACCGCTCCTGGCGCTCGGCCTTCTGGCATCGGCCTGGGCGTACACCGTGCGCGGAGCGGTCGTCGCCTTTCTCGTGCTCGCCATGTTCGAAGTGCTGCTCGGCCTGTTAGGATCACGGCCGCCGCATGAACTAAGCCTCACGACCGCCTATCTGCACAGCGCCCTGAATGTCGTCGCCGTCGTTGTCGATCCAGTGTCGGCGGTCGCGCGGCTCTCCGATCTAGCGCAAGGGCTGACCGTGCAGACACCGTTTGCCCTGGCGCGGACCTTGATGGCGGTCGCCCTCACGCTCGTCACGCTGGCGCTGGCGGTGCTCGCGTCGCGACTGCGGGGGGCGGTCTGATGGCACCGCTCCGGTCGTTTTCCCTATGCGTGGCGCTCGTGCTTTCAGCTCTTGCGCCGGCCATGCCGGCCGCCGCGTTGGAGCCGGAGCAGCGCGAGGCGACCATCATCAGCGTAAGGGTCTGGGAAGGCCACGAATATCGTGAGGTCTTCATCCCCTCTACCA is part of the Chelativorans sp. AA-79 genome and encodes:
- a CDS encoding extracellular solute-binding protein, producing the protein MRRRIQTALATALTFSVAGTTIALAQTEAQRALAGAEIRFLQPAMPQFAALGRFIPEFEEKFGIKVTVDEIPFDQYRQRSLVEMQQGTGAYDIYAVDVMWLAEYATANFLEPLMPYVKNTDLTDADYDINDFLPRVISGTGVWDDVLYTIPLGAGPVGTTFRRDVAEEAGITMPERFSPEFTTDFMYEAAAKVHNPESGMMGFAQMPGRWFWGITYLPYLYAFQTPETVGNEYVDKDWKITINNERTIESIDYFVSFRDFMPADSANWGIDEATSMYQSGRAFGLWNYQDFIKGFFEDEETHPDIAGKNVHLHTPAGPHGVIDPWFGAWSFGLSRDSRQKDAAWVFIQWMTSKEIQERATEFGAGPSRHSTYKSETLARHQPWWVDVYDFMLNDTNPDERIRVPEWAEISDIMGEEGNRVWIGEIDAATAAANMERRMTEVMRRGGYYIPGRTDLPPQHWRDLSYYDRLPSEWK
- a CDS encoding sugar ABC transporter permease produces the protein MTDTKLFADGKLASAEPVGTTGRKGIWARLGPSNPAAFPWILMAPTLIVLFAFGIYPFLNALYLASQNVILSRPHSPRFFVGLYQYQAVIQDPEFWHALRTTVWFTVQAVFIQFWLGLGLALLFQRAIRGASILRIFILIPMILPPLVAALIWRYMFYPGSGLVTYYAGGVTRALGMGAIPFLSDPTIAFHTLVFVDVWEWTPFMFLMMTAGLASIPRQPYEAAEIDGASGWRVFWTITMPLLKPAILIAVVIRIMDAFRTYELIVVMTRGGPGNATTTLNVYLTKTGLEFFDASKAAAISLIMMMIIIVMSLIFIRAMRMRSDSAA
- a CDS encoding SDR family oxidoreductase, translated to MDLGYKGKRCLVTASTGGLGFAIARSMAHEGATVVVNGRTAEKAGNAAAQIASEVAGADVETVVGNSGTAQGCAAIIEACPDVDVLVINLGIYEAVDIYEAGDDRWYELIEINVMSGVRLARYYLPKMLERDSGRVIFMASESAINPAPELPAYSATKTMQLSLARNLAETTKSTSVTVNSVLPGPSRTEGVAKLIAGLYPGVPTEEAERRFIAENRPTSLIQRLSRPEEVADFVTFLGSARTGIVNGAALRIDGGLIRTVM
- a CDS encoding ABC transporter ATP-binding protein, whose amino-acid sequence is MAELRLEKLSRRFKGGIEALSGVSFEVADREAVFLLGPSGAGKTTTLRLVAGLEVPTEGSIRIGGRDVTHWQPRQRNLAMVYDKHSLFPHLTVFDNLAYPLRNRKLPNAEIRSRVDTVAEMLQVGELLGRYPSQLSGGQMQRVAIGRALVRDADVYLFDEPISHLDAKLRARMRVEFKRLQRDFQATMLYVSHDQLEAMTMADRIVLINRGRIEQIAAPQQLFDCPETLFAATFVGEPAMNTFAAVLTEENGGFGLRVGSSRIELDHDWLTSGTAISPEADYVAGIRPQHITLAGADEAGENLVRGRVFAVETLGSRIVFDIEAEGTVVRILTTVDIGRRFPRQSGKPIAFRIAPEFLYLFDARTGHTVRHAQFAGREAKPTNSAAPGARRQ
- a CDS encoding carbohydrate ABC transporter permease, with product MAHFNTSIVSPDAPHVQRNWWVYLVILLVCVINFVPYLYVVMTGFMDAATSNQPNPQWIFKPTLEAFRFLIFEKNLMHNFRNSVIVSLSATFFSVTLGMFCAYAIARYDFAGRDDVSFWVLTNRMMPPVAVLIPMFVTFQTLRLLDTLTGLIILYTAMQLPFVVWMLTGYFRDIPRRYEESAMVDGDTWFQAFRKVTLPLMMPSITATAIFVMILSWNEYAFAIFLTSTQAKTMPPAIVAYSIGANISWNVLGAAVVMITAPLILFVLLVQRQLISGLSQGTLRK
- a CDS encoding MurR/RpiR family transcriptional regulator, yielding MKPTLQAVADTVLARPSKVSGMNIKELAAACDVSEASISRFVREVGLSSFRAFQIRMAEERVSAEDDGPSGQSSIYETIGRGDTASTILTKVAHRNADVARACLSTLNPSALESAAQMIRQAPAVYFFAAGLSTLAAENALMRFSRIGKPATFHRDRNSQLLAATAVRPDAVAIAISDSGRTHQTVLALTAAREAGAGTIAITSFAESTLARIADTVLVTPTGYAAAGDEPLYESMVSKFGQLLTIDVLYSLVAVQDYDSSLASVRRGDAFIQQSRRVRQYDGSE
- a CDS encoding ABC transporter ATP-binding protein gives rise to the protein MATEHALRISGLTRSFGRKRAVDGVDLSVERGEILGFLGPNGAGKTTLMNLVMGLIAPDGGEIELLGMKGGARNREVRLRVGFLQEKPRVYPEMPARAYLELFGRLYGVPATRSRVAEVLSRVGLAEADDRPLGTYSRGMQQRACLARVMLHNPEFLLLDEPTLGLDPTGVAEMRDILREVRASGTTLFFSSHQLAEMERICDRVAFMKDGRVIAVGSPAELLPSGGTDVLRVEVAERVPPALSAMRELAGIREAKETGNHTAEILLETDGVQDPREARAALSRSLTGLGLTVLSVSATSRSLEDVFLALAGPGTTTH
- a CDS encoding ABC transporter ATP-binding protein, producing the protein MAELQVEKLVKRFGSLTAVDGVDMRIGDGEFVFLLGPSGCGKTTTLRMVAGLEMPSEGRIDIAGRNVTYLRPRYRNVGMVFQDYGLYRHMTVFGNIAYPLKVRRMPRTVIAEKVRAVAETMQIADVLDRMPDQLAAGQLQRVAIARMLVRDADIFLMDEPMSHLDAQLRGQMRAELRHIQKEVGVTTIFVTHDQLEAMTMADRIIVMNNGRMLQVATPLEIFERPADEFVATFVGEPQMNVMNATLRRSDGRPVADVGPFAVPLDGKWAQANGLGKYEGDRVRIGIRPEHIGVAAAISEEHKIAAELYSFEPTGAENLYVLRAGGIEITTRSSTTETRNLAKQEGARLALRFDPNWIYLFDPGDGRTIAHAAASSIDVEVAA